One Methylorubrum extorquens genomic window, AGAGTGCCGCAAGGAAGGTGAGGATGGCGATGACCGCCGCAAGTGCCCGGCTCGCGGCGGAATCGGTCGGCACCAGGGGTGCGTTGCGGCGCAGGTTGGCCGGAAGCGGCGGCTCGGACGCGGGCGCCGCTACTTTCGCCGCGGCCGCACCGGTCCGGGCGGGGGAGCGTACCTCGGTCATGGGGCTTCCACCCGCAGCCGGCCGTCGGCGAGCACCATGCGGCGTGCCTCGACGAGATCCATCAAACCGTAATCGTGGGTGGCGATCACCACCGAGGTGCCGAGCCGGTTCAGTTCCATGAACAGCCGCAGCAGGCGCCGGGCGAGGCTCGGATCGACGTTGCCGGTGGGCTCGTCGGCCAGCAGCAGTTCCGGCCGCGCGATCAGGGCCCGCGCGATCGCCGCGCGCTGCTTCTCGCCGCCCGACAGCAGCGGCGGCAGGACGTGCATGCGCTCGCCCAGGCCCACCCATCGCAGCAATTCGACGACCTCCGCCCGGTAGCTCGCCTCCGCCCGCTCCTGCACGCGCAGGGGCAGGGCCACGTTCTCGTAGGTCGTCAGGTGATCGAGCAGGCGGAAATCCTGGAATACCACGCCCATGCGGCGGCGCAGGCCCGTGAGTGCGTCGTTGGAGATGCCGCTCACCTCCCGGCCGAACACCGAGACGATGCCGCGGGTCGGGCGCACCGAGAGCAGGATCAGGCGCAGCAGCGTCGTCTTGCCCGCCCCTGACGGGCCGGTGAGGAATTGAAAGGAATGCGGCGCGATCTCGAAGCTCACATCGGACAGCACCTCCGACCCGAGGCCGTAGCGCATGCCGACGCTCTCGAACCGGACGACGGGCTCCTCCGCGCCGGACAGGAGGCTGCCCGTTTTCATCCCAGCCGACAAGGCCCGCTCACTCCACGCTTCGCACGCGACACAGGCCCCCTGTGCCACACCCGGCTTCACCGCCGGTTAACCCTACTCGGGGACAACGTTTGTGTCCTTTTCGAGAGCGCGGCAACCCGCTGCCGGGACCTGACACCGA contains:
- the ftsE gene encoding cell division ATP-binding protein FtsE; amino-acid sequence: MKTGSLLSGAEEPVVRFESVGMRYGLGSEVLSDVSFEIAPHSFQFLTGPSGAGKTTLLRLILLSVRPTRGIVSVFGREVSGISNDALTGLRRRMGVVFQDFRLLDHLTTYENVALPLRVQERAEASYRAEVVELLRWVGLGERMHVLPPLLSGGEKQRAAIARALIARPELLLADEPTGNVDPSLARRLLRLFMELNRLGTSVVIATHDYGLMDLVEARRMVLADGRLRVEAP